In one window of Pseudomonas benzenivorans DNA:
- a CDS encoding winged helix-turn-helix domain-containing protein gives MEQESWHILIVEDDQRLAELTREYLEGNGLTVSIEADGARAASRILKEQPDLVILDLMLPGEDGLSICRKVRGGYPGPILMLTARTDDMDQVLGLEMGADDYVCKPVRPRVLLARVRALLRRHEGSAPSAAQEPRRLEFGALVIDSAMREAWLGGQGIELTSAEFDLLWLLTANAGRILSREEIFTALRGIEYDGQDRSIDVRISRIRPKIGDDPMHPRLIKTVRSKGYLFVAEAAAELL, from the coding sequence GTGGAGCAAGAGTCGTGGCACATCCTGATCGTCGAGGACGATCAGCGGCTGGCCGAGTTGACCCGTGAGTACCTAGAGGGCAACGGCCTGACGGTGAGCATCGAGGCCGACGGCGCCCGGGCGGCGTCGCGCATTCTCAAGGAGCAGCCGGACCTGGTGATCCTCGATCTGATGCTGCCCGGCGAGGACGGCCTGTCGATCTGCCGCAAGGTGCGCGGCGGTTACCCGGGGCCGATCCTGATGCTCACCGCGCGCACCGACGACATGGACCAGGTGCTCGGCCTGGAGATGGGCGCCGACGACTACGTGTGCAAGCCGGTGCGCCCGCGGGTGCTGTTGGCCCGGGTGCGCGCCCTGTTGCGGCGCCACGAGGGCAGTGCGCCGAGCGCGGCCCAGGAGCCGCGGCGCCTGGAGTTCGGCGCGCTGGTGATCGACAGCGCGATGCGCGAGGCCTGGTTGGGCGGGCAGGGCATCGAGCTGACCAGCGCCGAGTTCGACCTGCTCTGGCTGCTCACGGCCAACGCCGGGCGCATCCTCTCGCGCGAGGAGATCTTCACCGCCCTGCGCGGCATCGAGTACGACGGCCAGGACCGCTCCATAGACGTGCGCATCTCGCGCATCCGGCCGAAGATCGGTGACGACCCCATGCACCCGCGGCTGATCAAGACGGTGCGCAGCAAGGGTTACCTGTTTGTCGCCGAGGCGGCCGCCGAGCTGCTATGA
- a CDS encoding ATP-binding protein, translated as MNSIFLRIYAGMLAVLVLVALLGVGTLQLLNEVRADQYRERLASGTFRLMSDNLAPMAEVERRRAMAVWARLLGIPLSLQALDEAGLDGGARKRLLRGQVLVRQTGPHAAQVHSLVGEQEQLLLTGEVQQVSEQLARATVYLLIDELVRFPEAEQPRRLAELKQAKQFGFDLRLVHLERANLDVDQRRRVDEGDTVMALGKGGDSIHVFAGIVDTDWVLEIGPLYQMDPYPSQLLVLIGALGLSLIGLMVYLLVRPLEQRLRALEGAATQLASGRLEARVPAHGSDAVGRLANAFNAMAEHLQRSLSTQRELVRAVSHELRTPVARLRFGLEMIGDAESEAARRKYMDGMDSDIQDLDKLVDEMLTYARLEQGAPALNFQVVDLGKLIDQVIAELAPLRAEVRVERGPVVDAADGAGARVEGEPRYLHRALQNLVSNAMRHAESRVRLSYRIGHQRCRLDVEDDGPGVPESAWERLFKPFLRLDDSRTRASGGHGLGLSIVRRIIYWHGGRAQISRSEALGGARFSLIWPRRQGDKAD; from the coding sequence ATGAACTCCATCTTCCTGCGCATCTACGCCGGCATGCTGGCGGTGCTGGTGCTGGTGGCGCTGCTCGGCGTCGGCACCCTGCAGCTGCTCAACGAGGTGCGCGCCGACCAGTACCGTGAGCGCCTGGCCAGCGGCACCTTCCGCCTGATGAGCGACAACCTGGCGCCCATGGCTGAAGTCGAGCGGCGTCGGGCCATGGCGGTGTGGGCGCGCCTGCTGGGCATTCCGCTGAGCCTCCAGGCCCTGGATGAGGCGGGGCTGGACGGCGGCGCGCGCAAGCGCCTGTTGCGCGGCCAGGTGCTGGTGCGCCAGACCGGGCCCCATGCCGCGCAAGTCCACAGCCTGGTCGGCGAGCAGGAGCAGTTGCTGCTGACCGGCGAGGTGCAGCAGGTCAGCGAGCAGCTGGCGCGGGCGACCGTCTACCTGCTGATCGACGAGCTGGTGCGCTTTCCCGAGGCGGAGCAACCGCGACGCCTGGCCGAGCTGAAGCAAGCCAAGCAGTTCGGCTTCGATCTGCGCCTGGTGCACCTGGAGCGGGCCAATCTGGATGTCGACCAGCGCCGCCGGGTCGACGAGGGCGACACGGTGATGGCCCTGGGCAAGGGCGGCGACAGCATTCATGTGTTCGCCGGCATCGTCGATACCGACTGGGTGCTGGAGATCGGCCCGCTGTATCAGATGGACCCCTATCCGTCGCAGCTGCTGGTGCTGATCGGCGCCCTGGGCCTGAGCCTGATCGGCCTGATGGTCTATCTGCTGGTGCGGCCGCTGGAACAGCGCCTGCGTGCGTTGGAGGGGGCCGCCACCCAGCTGGCCAGCGGCCGCCTGGAGGCACGGGTGCCGGCCCATGGCAGCGATGCGGTGGGGCGCCTGGCCAATGCCTTCAATGCCATGGCCGAGCATCTGCAGCGTTCGCTGAGCACCCAGCGCGAGCTGGTGCGGGCGGTGTCCCACGAGCTGCGCACGCCGGTGGCGCGTCTGCGCTTCGGCCTGGAGATGATCGGCGATGCCGAGAGCGAGGCGGCGCGGCGCAAGTATATGGACGGCATGGACAGCGATATCCAGGATCTCGACAAGCTGGTCGACGAGATGCTCACCTACGCGCGTCTGGAGCAGGGCGCGCCGGCGCTGAACTTCCAGGTGGTCGACCTGGGCAAGTTGATCGACCAGGTGATCGCCGAGCTGGCGCCGCTGCGCGCCGAGGTGCGGGTCGAGCGCGGCCCGGTGGTGGATGCGGCGGATGGCGCCGGCGCGCGGGTCGAAGGCGAGCCGCGCTATCTGCACCGGGCCTTGCAGAACCTGGTGAGCAACGCCATGCGCCACGCCGAGTCGCGGGTGCGCCTGAGCTACCGGATCGGCCACCAGCGCTGTCGCCTGGATGTCGAGGACGATGGCCCCGGGGTACCGGAATCGGCCTGGGAGCGCCTGTTCAAACCCTTCCTGCGCCTGGACGACAGCCGCACCCGCGCCTCCGGCGGCCATGGCCTGGGGCTGTCGATCGTGCGGCGGATCATTTACTGGCATGGCGGCCGGGCGCAGATCAGCCGCAGCGAGGCTCTGGGCGGTGCGCGTTTCAGCCTGATCTGGCCGCGCCGTCAGGGCGACAAGGCAGACTAA
- a CDS encoding sigma-70 family RNA polymerase sigma factor, which translates to MGASPRHCSASARPLQAELEGLYASHRTALLQSASALLGCSARAEDVVQDAFLKLWENGEQLAIDDALKYLFRTVRNLCIDRLRRLALEGRYQAEDAQLAELPAPTPSPERSALGRLGWQRLVEALGELPARTREAFTMSQLEGYSQREVASHLRASPTLVHFLVRDALGHCRSHLGEWPC; encoded by the coding sequence ATGGGTGCTTCGCCCCGCCATTGCAGCGCTTCCGCGCGGCCTCTGCAGGCCGAGCTCGAAGGGCTCTACGCTAGCCATCGCACGGCGTTGCTGCAGTCGGCCAGCGCCTTGCTGGGCTGCTCGGCGCGTGCCGAGGACGTGGTCCAGGATGCCTTTCTCAAGCTCTGGGAAAACGGCGAGCAGCTGGCCATCGACGATGCCCTGAAGTACCTGTTCCGCACGGTGCGCAACCTGTGCATCGACCGCCTGCGCCGCCTGGCCCTGGAGGGGCGCTACCAGGCGGAGGATGCCCAGCTCGCCGAACTGCCGGCGCCGACGCCGTCGCCGGAGCGCAGCGCCTTAGGAAGGCTCGGCTGGCAGCGCCTGGTCGAGGCGCTGGGCGAACTGCCGGCGCGTACCCGCGAGGCCTTCACCATGAGCCAGCTGGAGGGCTATAGCCAGCGCGAGGTGGCTAGTCACCTGCGCGCCTCGCCGACCCTGGTGCATTTTCTCGTGCGCGATGCCCTGGGCCACTGCCGTTCCCACCTGGGCGAGTGGCCATGCTGA
- a CDS encoding multidrug ABC transporter permease/ATP-binding protein: protein MKLLRLLFLDHRLPLIGVLLLSLCSALLSIGVIAFVNLRLIAVDGLLIDTLAQFAGLLLLLLLCAGAAQVSLHRLGHRFVYRLRRGLVKRVLDTDIQRLERIGGPRILASLSSDIRNITIAFVHLPEMVYGLVLSLAAFAYLAWLSPALFGVTLAWLGFTLAVGWVFVGRVNHHIRLLREAEDRLYQDYQAVIDGRKELALNRDRARRLYEEEFDANAEAYRAHVTRADIYNGLAGNWANIMVLGTIGLVFFFANGQGWASAAVAATFALTVLFLRTPMVAAVGSVPSMLSARVALDKLDALELAPLRDEFEQPPALAADWQCLELRGVVYHYPGEGDEAGFDVGPLDLTLNRGELLFLVGGNGSGKSTLARLLTGLYRPVAGEILLDGRALGEADWPAYRRLFSSVFTDFHLFARLLGADGAEAEPAVTDRWLHSLHLAHKVRHGQGRLLDTRYSQGQRKRLALLLAMLEERDILVLDEWAADQDPLFRRLFYRELLPQLQAAGKTVLAISHDDHYFDQADRLLKMDTGRLLELTGEARSRASQDALREIASPA from the coding sequence ATGAAGCTGTTGCGCCTGTTGTTTCTCGATCACCGTCTGCCCCTGATCGGCGTGCTGCTGCTGAGCCTGTGCAGCGCCTTGCTGAGCATCGGCGTGATCGCCTTCGTCAACCTGCGGCTGATCGCCGTGGACGGCCTGCTGATCGATACGCTGGCGCAGTTCGCCGGGCTGTTGCTGCTGTTGCTGCTGTGTGCCGGGGCGGCCCAGGTGTCGCTGCACCGGCTCGGCCATCGCTTCGTCTACCGCCTGCGCCGGGGCCTGGTGAAGCGGGTGCTGGACACCGATATCCAGCGCCTGGAGCGGATCGGCGGGCCGCGCATCCTCGCCAGCCTGTCCAGCGACATCCGCAACATCACCATCGCCTTCGTGCACCTGCCGGAGATGGTCTACGGCCTGGTGCTGAGCCTGGCCGCCTTCGCCTACCTGGCCTGGCTGTCGCCCGCGCTGTTCGGCGTGACCCTGGCCTGGCTGGGCTTCACCCTGGCGGTGGGCTGGGTCTTCGTCGGTCGGGTCAATCACCATATTCGCCTGCTGCGCGAGGCCGAGGACCGGCTCTACCAGGACTACCAGGCGGTGATCGACGGGCGCAAGGAGCTGGCGCTGAACCGCGACCGCGCCCGGCGGCTGTACGAGGAGGAGTTCGACGCCAACGCCGAGGCCTATCGCGCCCATGTCACCCGCGCCGACATCTACAATGGCCTGGCCGGCAACTGGGCCAATATCATGGTGCTCGGCACCATCGGCCTGGTGTTCTTCTTCGCCAACGGCCAGGGCTGGGCCAGTGCGGCGGTGGCGGCGACCTTCGCCCTGACCGTGCTGTTCCTGCGCACGCCGATGGTGGCGGCGGTCGGTTCCGTGCCGAGCATGCTGTCCGCCCGAGTCGCCCTGGACAAACTCGATGCCCTGGAGCTGGCGCCGCTGCGCGACGAGTTCGAACAACCGCCGGCGCTGGCGGCCGACTGGCAATGCCTGGAGCTGCGTGGCGTGGTCTACCACTATCCCGGAGAGGGCGACGAGGCCGGCTTCGACGTCGGCCCGCTGGACCTGACGCTCAACCGCGGCGAGCTGTTGTTCCTGGTCGGCGGCAACGGCAGCGGCAAGTCGACCCTGGCGCGCCTGCTCACCGGGCTGTACCGGCCGGTGGCGGGGGAGATTCTGCTCGATGGGCGTGCCCTCGGCGAGGCCGACTGGCCGGCCTACCGGCGGCTGTTCTCCAGCGTGTTCACCGACTTCCACCTGTTCGCCCGGCTGCTCGGCGCCGACGGGGCCGAGGCCGAGCCGGCCGTCACCGACCGTTGGCTGCACAGCCTGCATCTGGCGCACAAGGTGCGTCACGGCCAGGGCCGCCTGCTCGATACACGCTATTCCCAGGGCCAGCGCAAGCGCCTGGCGCTGCTGCTGGCGATGCTCGAGGAGCGCGACATCCTGGTGCTCGACGAGTGGGCGGCGGATCAGGATCCGCTGTTCCGCCGGCTGTTCTACCGCGAGCTGTTGCCGCAGCTGCAGGCCGCCGGCAAGACGGTATTGGCCATCAGCCATGACGATCATTACTTCGACCAGGCCGACCGCCTGTTGAAGATGGATACCGGCCGGCTCCTGGAGCTGACCGGAGAAGCCCGCAGCCGCGCCAGCCAGGATGCGCTGCGGGAGATCGCCAGCCCGGCGTAG
- a CDS encoding MbtH family protein, whose protein sequence is MSLDSPETIFLVVVNDEEQYAIWPQYQAVPAGWREVGVRGDRQACLAHIAEVWGDMRPRSLREAMGA, encoded by the coding sequence ATGAGTCTGGACAGCCCGGAAACCATCTTTCTGGTGGTGGTCAACGACGAAGAGCAATACGCCATCTGGCCGCAGTACCAGGCGGTGCCGGCTGGTTGGCGCGAGGTGGGTGTGCGCGGCGACCGCCAGGCCTGCCTGGCCCATATCGCCGAGGTCTGGGGCGACATGCGCCCGCGCAGCCTGCGCGAGGCCATGGGGGCCTGA
- a CDS encoding thioesterase II family protein, translating into MQLFCLAHAGASAMPYARWRPSLPRWLEVCPLELPGRGARAGEPLQRDFERLLDDLQAAWRAECQGPCLLWGHSLGGLLAFELAHRLHAERKRAPLALFVSACRAPSRRALAPRLAEGSDGALIAALDELVGLPRAVLGDPAVCAEYLPVLRADFALAESYRYRRRGPLPCELHVLGARQDSLGEEELRPWRREARADIHLHWLEGDHFYLRPQQAEVLQLIELHALRLWRAEALPMPLGA; encoded by the coding sequence ATGCAGCTGTTCTGCCTGGCCCACGCCGGCGCCAGCGCCATGCCCTATGCCCGCTGGCGGCCCTCGCTGCCGCGCTGGCTGGAGGTCTGTCCGCTGGAGCTGCCGGGGCGTGGGGCACGGGCGGGCGAGCCGCTGCAGCGTGACTTCGAGCGGCTGCTCGATGATCTGCAGGCCGCCTGGCGCGCCGAATGCCAGGGGCCCTGCCTGCTATGGGGGCACAGCCTGGGTGGCCTGCTGGCCTTCGAGCTGGCCCACCGGCTGCACGCCGAGCGCAAGCGGGCGCCGCTGGCGCTGTTCGTCTCCGCCTGCCGGGCGCCCAGTCGCCGCGCGCTGGCGCCGCGCCTGGCCGAGGGCAGCGACGGCGCGCTGATCGCCGCGCTGGACGAACTGGTCGGGCTGCCCCGGGCGGTGCTCGGCGACCCGGCCGTCTGTGCGGAGTACCTGCCGGTGCTGCGCGCCGATTTCGCCCTGGCCGAGAGCTACCGCTATCGCCGGCGCGGCCCCTTGCCCTGCGAGCTGCACGTGCTCGGCGCGCGGCAGGACAGCCTGGGCGAGGAAGAGCTGCGGCCCTGGCGCCGCGAAGCCCGCGCCGACATCCACCTGCACTGGCTCGAGGGCGACCACTTCTATCTGCGCCCGCAGCAAGCCGAGGTGCTGCAACTGATTGAACTGCATGCCTTGCGGCTGTGGCGCGCCGAGGCGTTGCCCATGCCCCTGGGGGCCTGA